One Ornithinicoccus hortensis genomic window, GGTTCAAATCCCTCCGCCTCCGCCGCGACACTGCGTCAGAGCAGGACAGAACCCTCGTACCCAACGGGTGCGAGGGTTCTGTGGTTCCCAGGCCGAGATCTGACCTCACGCGGGGGTGTCGCTGTCCGCGCCGTCGTCGGTGGGGTCCTCGTCCGGGTCGGAGCCGGAGACCGCCTCGTCGGCTGCCCGGTCGGCGACCTGGGCATCCTCCGAACCGCCCTCCCGGATCCGTTGGTCCATCTCGTCGACGGTCTCCGCCACCCGGGCGGCGTCGCTGCCGGGAGGGACCGGCTCGTCGGCGGGCAACGGGTGGGCGCCGGTCCCTGGGTCCTGGGGTCGCGGTTCCATCGGGATCTCCTGTCGTGCGTCGGACGGGACCGGGGCGGGCCCCGGTCCAGCCAACCAGATCAGGCGTCGAGGCGCTGACTCAGCGTGTCCAGCTCGTCGCTGAGCTGGGCCGGGAGCGAGTCGCCGAACTTGGCGAACCACTCCTGGATCATCGGCACCTCGGCCCGCCACTCCTCGGCGTCGAAGGCCAGCGCGGCCGCCACCTGCTCCTCGTCCATGTCCAGGCCGGTGGTGTCGATGTCGGCCGGGTCCGGTTGGAAGCCGATCGGGGTCTCGGTTGCGCTGACCCGACCCTCGATGCGGTCGATGACCCACTTGAGCACGCGGGTGTTCTCGCCGAACCCGGGCCACAGGAAACCACCATCGGCGTCCCGGCGGAACCAGTTCACCAGGAAGATCTGCGGCATCTTCGACTCGTCGTGCTGCTTGCCGAGGGTGAGCCAGTGCCCCAGGTAGTCCCCGGCGTTGTAGCCGATGAACGGCAGCATCGCCATCGGGTCGCGGCGCACCACGCCGACCGCACCGGTGGCGGCGGCCGTGGTCTCCGAGGACAGGGTGGCGCCCAGGAAGGTGCCCTGCTGCCAGTCCCGCGCCTGCGTCACCAGCGGCACGGTCGTCTTGCGCCGGCCGCCGAACAGGATCGCCGAGATCGGCACCCCGCGTGGGTCGGCATACTCCGGAGCCAAGGTCGGGACCTGCTCAATCGGGGTGCAGAACCGGCTGTTCGGGTGGGCGGCCGGCCGGCCGCTGTCCGGTGTCCAGTCGTTGCCCAACCAGTCGGTGAGCTGCGCGGGCGCCTCGTCGGTCATCCCCTCCCACCAGACGTCGCCGTCGGGGGTGCGGGCGACGTTGGTGAAGATCGAGTTGCCCTGCTCCACGGTGTGCATGGCCGTCGGGTTGGTGCCCCACCCGGTGCCCGGGGCGACCCCGAACAGGCCGAACTCCGGGTTCACGGCATACAACCGGCCGTCCTCGCCGAACCGCATCCAGGCGATGTCGTCACCGACGGTCTCCGCCGTCCAGCCCTCGAGGGTCGTCTGCAGCATCGCCAGGTTGGTCTTGCCGCACGCCGACGGGAAGGCGGCCGCCACGTAGTGGACCTCGCCCTGCGGGGAGGTGAGCTTGAGGATGAGCATGTGCTCGGCCATCCAGCCCTCGTCCCGGGCGATCGCCGAGGCGATGCGCAGCGCGTAGCACTTCTTGCCGAGGAGGGCGTTGCCGCCGTAGCCGGAGCCGTAGGACCAGATGGCCCGCTCCTCCGGGAAGTGCACGATGTACTTGGTGGTGTTGCAGGGCCAGGCCACGTCCTGTGCGCCCTCGGCCAACGGCGCGCCCACCGAGTGCAGTCCCTTGACGTAATCGGCCTGCAACTCCTCCATCCGGGCCA contains:
- a CDS encoding phosphoenolpyruvate carboxykinase (GTP) — protein: MDSTAHGGTTHTELDAWVREVAALTRPDRVVWVTGSDEESGQINETLVASGTFTRLDDATKPNSFHAASDPEDVARVEDRTYICSVREEDAGHTNNWMAPEEMKATLTPLFDGAMAGRTMYVIPFVMGHLDAEQPMFGIEITDSAYVVASMRIMARIGDPVLARMEELQADYVKGLHSVGAPLAEGAQDVAWPCNTTKYIVHFPEERAIWSYGSGYGGNALLGKKCYALRIASAIARDEGWMAEHMLILKLTSPQGEVHYVAAAFPSACGKTNLAMLQTTLEGWTAETVGDDIAWMRFGEDGRLYAVNPEFGLFGVAPGTGWGTNPTAMHTVEQGNSIFTNVARTPDGDVWWEGMTDEAPAQLTDWLGNDWTPDSGRPAAHPNSRFCTPIEQVPTLAPEYADPRGVPISAILFGGRRKTTVPLVTQARDWQQGTFLGATLSSETTAAATGAVGVVRRDPMAMLPFIGYNAGDYLGHWLTLGKQHDESKMPQIFLVNWFRRDADGGFLWPGFGENTRVLKWVIDRIEGRVSATETPIGFQPDPADIDTTGLDMDEEQVAAALAFDAEEWRAEVPMIQEWFAKFGDSLPAQLSDELDTLSQRLDA